A window from Rana temporaria chromosome 8, aRanTem1.1, whole genome shotgun sequence encodes these proteins:
- the LOC120910118 gene encoding zinc finger protein 585B-like, translating into MRTDMTSIKYCFPADSPKVTSDWLVRSSDPSNHEEPSDKSHTMTSDVHLSSLGPSNPEEHSNKSHTMTSDVHLSSLGPSNLEESSDKSHTMTSDVHLSSLGPSNPEEPSDESHTLTSDVHPSSHSADRSTDPSNPQKSSLSHKRFHTGKRSLSCSECGKSFTVNKDLLRHQRIHTGERPYLCLECGKYFTRKDNLITHQRIHTGDRPYSCSECEKSFIKKSVLLRHHKKHTGERPYLCSECGKCFTEKSSLDNHQRIHTGVRTCSCSECGKSFIAKNDLRRHQRSHTGQNPHLCLECGKCFILKRQLTLHQRTHTGERPYSCSECGKSFSANNDLRRHRRIHTGDRPHLCLECGKSFIRKRQLTLHKRTHTGERPFPCTECGQSFHEKGILIVHQKIHTGERPFPCSECGKCFLEKGKLIRHQRIHTGERPYSCSECGKCFTRKYNLLNHQKSHTGEHP; encoded by the coding sequence ATGAGAACAGATATGACTTCTATTAAATATTGCTTTCCAGCAGATTCTCCCAAAGTCACCTCTGATTGGTTGGTTAGATCATCAGATCCTTCTAATCATGAGGAACCTTCTgataaatcccatactatgacttcagatgtccatctaagCTCATTGGGTCCTTCTAATCCTGAGGAACATTCTAataaatcccatactatgacatcagatgtccatctaagcTCATTGGGTCCTTCTAATCTTGAGGAAtcttctgataaatcccatactatgacttcagatgtccatctaagCTCATTGGGTCCttctaatcctgaggaaccttCTGATGAATCCCATACTTTGACTTCAGATGTCCATCCAAGTTCTCACAGTGCTGACAGATCAACAGATCCATCCAATCCTCAGAAATCTTCTTTAAGCCATAAGAGGTTTCACACAGGAAAGCGTTCAttgtcatgttcagagtgcgggaaatctttcactgtaAACAAAGATCTTCTTagacatcagagaattcacacaggtgaacgTCCTTATCTATGTTTAGAGTGTGGCAAATATTTCACTAGAAAAGACAATCTTATTACACACCAGCGAATACACACGGGTGATCGTCCTtactcatgttcagagtgcgagaAATCTTTCATTAAGAAAAGCGTACTTCTTAGACACCATAAAAAACACACAGGTGAGCGCCCTTatttatgttcagagtgcgggaaatgttttactgaGAAATCAAGCCTTGATaatcaccagagaattcacacaggtgtgcGCACTTgttcgtgttcagagtgcggaaaatcTTTCATTGCAAAGAATGACCTTCGTAGACATCAGAGAAGTCATACAGGTCAAAATCCTCATTTATgtttagagtgcgggaaatgtttcattctCAAAAGGCAACTTACTTTacaccagagaactcacacaggtgaacgtccttattcatgttcagagtgtgggaaatctttcagTGCAAATAATGACCTTCGTAGACATcggagaattcacacgggtgatcGTCCTCATTTATgtttagagtgcgggaaatctttcattcGCAAAAGGCAACTTACTTTACACAAGAgaactcacacaggtgagcgtcctttccCTTGTACAGAGTGTGGCCAAAGCTTCCATGAAAAAGGAATACTTATTGtacaccagaaaattcacacaggtgagcgtcctttcccttgttcagagtgcgggaaatgtttccttGAAAAAGGAAAACTTATTAGACATCAGAGAATACACACGGGGGAAcgcccttattcatgttcagagtgtgggaaatgttttactaGAAAATACAATCTCCTTAATCACCAGAAAAGTCACACGGGTGAACATCCTTAG